A segment of the Siphonobacter curvatus genome:
ACTGACGCTAGGCTGGTATGGCCAACAGCCGAATGTGGAGCTGGCGGGTTTAATACTCTTTGCTCACTCCTGTATGGATCGGATGTTGGGCTACGGACTAAAGTATACGGATGATTTCAAGCATACGCATCTGGGCTGGCTGCCCGGCGGGGCTAAGCCTCATCACGCCAACAGGGGCTCAACGAAGCAAGAATTTCGGTCAGACGAGTAAAATCACTGGGTTTAGTAAGAAAATCCATCGCTCCTAAAGCCAGTACTTTTTCTTTTTCATGAATACTATTAGAAGTCGTCAGGACAATGACGGGGATAGTGCCCCACTGCGGGTTCGTTTTGAGTACCTCAAGGGTTTCAAAACCATTCATTCGGGGCATGTTTAAATCCAGGAAGATAAGATTGGGAAACTGTGTTCCAGACAAGTGTTGTAAATGACGGATAAGCTCTTCGCCATTCGTAAAAAAGTTGATTTCACAATCGG
Coding sequences within it:
- a CDS encoding DUF4260 domain-containing protein produces the protein MKNWLRSEEVIQFLISILVFSQMDFAWWVFPTVLLIPDLSMLGYAVSTKIGAFTYNLGHHKGLALAILTLGWYGQQPNVELAGLILFAHSCMDRMLGYGLKYTDDFKHTHLGWLPGGAKPHHANRGSTKQEFRSDE
- a CDS encoding response regulator; the protein is MRQRVYLVDDDEDDRFFAEQGLSENADCEINFFTNGEELIRHLQHLSGTQFPNLIFLDLNMPRMNGFETLEVLKTNPQWGTIPVIVLTTSNSIHEKEKVLALGAMDFLTKPSDFTRLTEILASLSPCWRDEA